Proteins from a single region of Butyrivibrio fibrisolvens:
- the bglX gene encoding beta-glucosidase BglX translates to MKKSDLLALLKDMSLEEKIMQLVQLPGSTFEEDAAVTGLADDKALKKLKTLAGSTLGLHGTDKLIKIQKEYIENHPHHIPLLFMLDVIHGHKTVLPCPLAQGATFDTDVARNGAAVQARETSADGVHVTFSPMADLVRDARWGRVVESTGEDAYLNGKMTAAMVEGYQGEDIKDIDHIAACVKHFAAYGASEAGRDYNNVELSDYTLRSEYLPAYKEAISAGAKLVMTSFNTLNGIPSSGNNWLMRDILRDEMNFDGVLISDWAAIAEMLNWGFAQDAKDAADKAIEAGVDIDMCTDMYSGNLETLINEGKISEKLIDDAVFRVLSLKNDLGLFEDPYHGASKERFEKVALSDENRKIARDAVRKSLVLLENKNGALPLKKSEKIAFIGPYADNIDLRSSWAISSDPETTVTIKKAAQEVFGKDSDVRFANGCQVVPNDTDLGMFKFHSDTWEEDNDKLVKEALEAADFADTVVMCLGEHVFQSGESTSRTDIRIPSVQKELFDKIKTKGKKLITLIFTGRPLVLDDIPEVSDALMICWRPGTEGGHGIMDVLMGEVSPSGKLPMSFPWSASQEPLYYNCFKTGRPKPLEGLSIFTSRYLDCPNEARYAFGYGLTYSQFEISKCELDKEVLNKSDLSDKITATVTVKNTGDTDAAQILQLYIRDVSGSRVRPLKELRGFKKVFLKAKEETSVSFDITEDLLRFWTIDNKYDSEKGKFEVFIGFDSVLIDDNISSFELM, encoded by the coding sequence ATGAAAAAAAGTGATTTATTAGCATTATTAAAAGACATGTCTCTTGAAGAGAAGATCATGCAGCTGGTACAACTCCCTGGTAGCACATTTGAAGAAGATGCTGCTGTAACAGGTCTTGCCGATGATAAGGCGCTTAAAAAACTTAAGACTCTTGCCGGAAGTACTCTTGGTCTTCATGGTACAGACAAACTAATAAAAATACAAAAAGAGTATATAGAAAATCATCCGCATCACATCCCGCTTCTGTTCATGCTTGATGTTATCCATGGACATAAGACAGTTCTTCCTTGCCCGCTTGCACAGGGAGCAACATTTGATACAGATGTTGCCAGAAACGGCGCTGCAGTGCAGGCCAGAGAGACTTCAGCAGATGGCGTTCACGTAACCTTTTCTCCGATGGCAGACCTTGTAAGGGATGCAAGATGGGGACGTGTTGTTGAGTCAACTGGTGAGGATGCATATCTTAATGGTAAGATGACAGCTGCCATGGTAGAAGGCTATCAGGGTGAAGATATTAAAGATATTGACCACATCGCAGCATGTGTTAAGCACTTTGCAGCTTATGGAGCTTCAGAAGCAGGAAGAGATTATAACAACGTTGAACTGTCTGACTATACACTGCGCTCAGAGTATCTGCCTGCATATAAAGAGGCTATATCTGCAGGCGCAAAGCTTGTCATGACGTCTTTTAACACATTAAATGGAATTCCTTCATCCGGCAATAACTGGCTTATGAGAGACATTCTCAGAGATGAGATGAACTTTGACGGCGTACTTATCTCTGACTGGGCAGCGATCGCAGAGATGTTAAACTGGGGATTTGCACAGGATGCAAAAGACGCAGCAGATAAAGCGATCGAAGCAGGCGTTGATATAGATATGTGTACTGACATGTACAGCGGCAATCTTGAAACTCTTATTAATGAAGGAAAGATCTCTGAAAAACTTATCGATGATGCAGTATTTAGAGTACTTTCTCTCAAGAATGACCTTGGACTTTTTGAAGATCCTTATCACGGAGCATCAAAAGAAAGATTTGAAAAAGTAGCGCTGTCAGATGAAAACAGAAAGATCGCAAGAGATGCTGTACGCAAGTCTCTTGTCCTTCTGGAAAATAAGAATGGAGCCCTTCCTCTTAAAAAGAGCGAGAAGATAGCCTTTATAGGACCTTACGCTGACAATATCGATCTTAGAAGTTCATGGGCTATATCAAGCGATCCCGAAACAACAGTAACTATCAAGAAGGCTGCGCAGGAAGTCTTTGGAAAGGATAGCGATGTTAGATTTGCAAATGGCTGCCAGGTAGTTCCAAACGATACTGATCTTGGAATGTTTAAATTCCATTCAGATACCTGGGAAGAGGACAATGATAAGCTGGTAAAAGAAGCTCTTGAAGCAGCTGACTTTGCAGATACAGTAGTTATGTGCCTTGGCGAGCATGTATTCCAGTCAGGTGAATCTACAAGCCGCACTGATATAAGAATCCCTTCTGTTCAGAAAGAACTTTTTGATAAGATAAAGACTAAAGGTAAAAAGCTTATAACACTGATTTTTACAGGAAGACCTCTTGTACTTGACGACATCCCAGAAGTTTCAGATGCCCTTATGATCTGTTGGAGACCGGGAACAGAAGGTGGACATGGTATCATGGATGTCCTTATGGGAGAAGTATCCCCTTCAGGTAAGCTCCCTATGAGCTTCCCATGGAGCGCATCTCAGGAACCTCTTTATTACAACTGCTTCAAAACAGGAAGACCAAAGCCTCTAGAAGGACTTAGCATCTTTACATCAAGATATCTTGACTGCCCTAATGAAGCAAGATACGCATTTGGATACGGACTTACCTATTCACAGTTTGAAATTTCAAAGTGCGAACTTGATAAAGAAGTTCTGAATAAGTCAGATCTAAGCGATAAGATCACAGCTACAGTTACTGTAAAGAACACTGGTGATACAGATGCTGCCCAGATTCTTCAGCTCTATATTAGAGACGTATCCGGCAGCAGGGTTAGACCACTTAAGGAACTTAGAGGCTTTAAGAAAGTATTCCTTAAAGCAAAAGAAGAGACAAGTGTAAGCTTCGATATTACAGAAGATCTTCTCAGATTCTGGACTATAGATAATAAATATGATAGTGAAAAAGGAAAATTTGAAGTATTTATCGGTTTTGACAGCGTGCTCATAGATGACAACATTTCTTCCTTTGAACTTATGTAA